One Thiocapsa bogorovii DNA segment encodes these proteins:
- a CDS encoding ABC transporter permease subunit: MPAPPPNRSTYEHRTSRWVNIGIPYLWLGLFFLLPFAIVLQISLAEPALAQPPYTALWQWVDEGLLRIEINLRNFMMVAEDDLYLSALLNSLQVAFICTLLCLLLGYPMAYAIATAPERWRIILLMLIVLPFWTSFLIRVYAWIGILKPNGLLNDALIWLGLIDTPLAILHTQTAIYIGVVYSYLPFMILPLYANLTRLDPSLLEAAADLGCRPMRAFLRVTLPLSMAGIVAGSMLVFIPVVGEFVIPDLLGGPQSLMVGKLLWTEFFSNKDWPLASALAILLLALLVVPFVMMQRLQQRMEGSRG; this comes from the coding sequence ATGCCTGCACCGCCCCCGAATCGCTCCACGTACGAGCATCGCACAAGCCGATGGGTCAACATCGGCATCCCCTACCTGTGGTTGGGGCTCTTCTTCCTGCTGCCCTTCGCGATCGTGCTGCAGATCAGCCTGGCCGAGCCGGCGCTCGCCCAGCCGCCCTACACGGCGCTCTGGCAGTGGGTCGACGAGGGTCTGCTGCGCATCGAGATCAATCTGCGCAACTTCATGATGGTCGCGGAGGACGACCTCTATCTGAGCGCCTTGCTCAACTCGCTCCAAGTCGCCTTCATCTGCACCCTGCTCTGTCTGCTCCTGGGTTATCCGATGGCCTATGCCATCGCCACCGCTCCCGAACGTTGGCGGATCATCCTGCTGATGTTGATCGTCCTGCCCTTCTGGACGTCCTTCCTGATCCGCGTCTACGCCTGGATCGGGATCCTCAAGCCCAACGGTCTATTGAACGACGCGCTGATCTGGCTGGGCCTGATCGACACGCCATTGGCGATCCTTCACACCCAGACGGCGATCTACATCGGCGTCGTTTACTCCTATCTGCCCTTCATGATCCTGCCGCTCTACGCCAATCTCACGCGGCTCGACCCGAGTCTGCTCGAGGCCGCGGCAGATCTGGGCTGCCGCCCCATGCGGGCCTTCCTGCGGGTCACGCTGCCGCTTTCGATGGCCGGTATCGTCGCCGGCAGCATGCTGGTCTTCATCCCGGTCGTGGGCGAATTCGTGATCCCGGATTTGCTCGGCGGACCCCAAAGCCTCATGGTCGGTAAGCTGCTCTGGACCGAGTTCTTCTCCAACAAGGATTGGCCGCTTGCCTCGGCGCTGGCGATCCTACTGCTTGCGCTGCTGGTCGTGCCCTTCGTCATGATGCAACGTCTGCAGCAGCGCATGGAGGGCAGCCGCGGATGA
- a CDS encoding ABC transporter ATP-binding protein, with protein MATLAERRSLEPWQDPKAIPYLRIDRVTKKFGDVYAVDDVSLEIFQGEFFSLLGSSGCGKSTLLRMLAGLEYPSAGRIYIDGVDVTDVPAYSRPVNMMFQSYALFPHMSVEQNVEFGLKQDRLHRRERSERVGEMLELLKITELRKRRPDQLSGGQRQRVALARSLAKHPKLLLLDEPLGALDKRLRENTQFELVNLQERLGITFVTVTHDQEEAMTMSTRIAVMDAGQIMQVDTPTAIYEFPTCRLVAEFIGSINLFEGKVVATEGEHVLVETRVGRPMRMRSFHPMVLGTPVTVAVRPEKMRLCADFRDDGVNQLKGRVEDIAYLGDVSIYRIRVGDGALVEMTLTNVQPRTEQALTWEQEVAIEWSPTSGVVLTE; from the coding sequence ATGGCTACACTCGCCGAGCGGCGCTCGCTCGAGCCTTGGCAGGATCCCAAGGCGATTCCCTATCTGCGCATCGACCGGGTCACCAAAAAGTTCGGCGACGTCTATGCCGTAGACGACGTCAGTCTCGAGATCTTCCAGGGCGAGTTCTTCTCCCTGCTCGGAAGCTCGGGCTGCGGCAAATCCACGCTGCTGCGTATGCTTGCGGGGCTCGAGTATCCGAGCGCCGGACGGATCTACATCGACGGGGTGGATGTCACGGATGTCCCGGCCTACTCGCGGCCGGTGAACATGATGTTCCAGTCCTACGCCCTTTTCCCGCACATGAGCGTGGAGCAGAACGTGGAGTTTGGGCTCAAGCAGGATCGGCTGCACAGGCGCGAGCGCAGCGAACGGGTCGGCGAGATGCTGGAGCTGCTGAAGATCACCGAGCTGCGCAAACGGCGGCCCGATCAGCTCTCGGGCGGACAGCGCCAGCGCGTCGCGCTCGCCCGCAGTCTGGCCAAACACCCGAAGCTCCTGCTGCTCGACGAGCCGCTCGGTGCGCTCGACAAGCGGCTCCGCGAAAACACCCAGTTCGAGCTGGTCAATCTGCAGGAGCGACTCGGCATCACCTTCGTGACCGTCACGCACGATCAGGAAGAGGCCATGACCATGTCCACCCGAATCGCCGTCATGGATGCCGGACAGATCATGCAGGTCGACACCCCGACCGCCATTTACGAGTTCCCCACCTGCCGTCTGGTCGCCGAGTTCATCGGGTCGATCAACCTGTTCGAAGGCAAGGTCGTCGCCACCGAGGGCGAGCACGTCCTGGTCGAGACCCGGGTCGGCCGACCCATGCGCATGCGTAGCTTCCATCCGATGGTGCTCGGCACCCCGGTCACGGTCGCGGTACGACCCGAGAAGATGCGGCTCTGCGCGGACTTCCGAGACGACGGGGTCAATCAGCTCAAGGGTCGGGTCGAGGACATCGCCTATCTCGGAGACGTGTCCATCTATCGCATCCGTGTTGGCGACGGGGCACTGGTCGAGATGACGCTGACCAACGTCCAACCGCGCACCGAGCAGGCCCTGACCTGGGAACAAGAGGTCGCTATCGAATGGTCGCCGACCAGCGGCGTGGTCCTGACCGAGTAG
- a CDS encoding polyamine ABC transporter substrate-binding protein, with protein sequence MQRTSTALALASTLVLLTISSVTYADETLHLYNWSDYVAEDTLSGFESETGIKPRLDVYDSNEVLEAKLFAGSSGYDLVFPTARPFAARHIKADLYLPLDKAKLPGLDRLDPSIMSQLANIDPDNAHLVPYMWGTSGLGINRDKVQAALGETADLDTWALVFDPDTAAKLGNCGISLLDDPTEVYSAALAYLGKDPNSLDKADLDAASALIKAIYPHVRYFHSSQYMSDLANGDLCVAMGYSGDVFQAQSRAEEAGKGVVIDYVIPREGAAVWTDVMAIPKDAPNPAAAHAFIAYMLQPAAIAAVSNAVYYANPNLAATPLLDDAVREDPAIYPPTEVKERLFVPSERSDREIRDLNRLWTRLKANR encoded by the coding sequence ATGCAACGGACCTCCACCGCCCTCGCGCTTGCCTCGACACTCGTACTGCTGACGATCTCCTCGGTCACCTACGCAGACGAGACCCTGCATCTCTACAACTGGAGCGATTACGTCGCCGAGGACACGCTCTCGGGGTTCGAGTCCGAGACCGGGATCAAGCCGCGCTTGGATGTCTACGACTCCAACGAGGTTCTCGAGGCGAAGCTCTTCGCCGGGAGCAGCGGCTATGATCTGGTCTTTCCGACCGCGAGACCCTTTGCCGCACGCCATATCAAGGCCGATCTCTACCTGCCGCTGGACAAAGCCAAGCTCCCGGGTTTGGACCGCCTCGATCCGTCGATCATGAGCCAGCTGGCGAACATCGACCCCGACAACGCCCACCTGGTGCCCTACATGTGGGGAACCTCGGGCTTGGGCATCAATCGCGACAAGGTTCAGGCCGCCTTGGGCGAGACCGCCGATCTGGACACTTGGGCATTGGTCTTCGATCCCGACACGGCGGCCAAGCTCGGCAATTGCGGCATCAGTCTGTTGGACGACCCGACCGAGGTGTACTCCGCCGCCCTCGCCTATCTAGGCAAGGATCCGAACAGCCTCGACAAGGCCGATCTCGACGCTGCCTCGGCGCTGATCAAGGCGATCTATCCGCACGTGCGCTACTTTCACTCCTCGCAGTACATGAGTGACCTGGCCAACGGCGATCTCTGTGTCGCCATGGGCTACTCCGGCGATGTCTTTCAGGCGCAGTCGCGCGCCGAAGAGGCCGGCAAAGGCGTGGTGATCGACTACGTGATCCCGCGCGAAGGCGCCGCGGTCTGGACCGACGTCATGGCGATCCCGAAGGATGCGCCCAACCCGGCCGCGGCGCATGCCTTTATCGCCTACATGTTGCAACCCGCCGCCATCGCCGCGGTCTCGAACGCGGTTTACTACGCCAATCCCAACCTCGCGGCCACGCCGCTCTTGGACGATGCGGTTCGGGAGGATCCGGCAATCTATCCGCCCACCGAGGTCAAGGAACGTCTGTTCGTGCCCTCCGAGCGCAGCGATCGGGAGATCCGGGATCTGAACCGTCTCTGGACGCGCCTCAAGGCGAACCGCTGA
- a CDS encoding MerR family transcriptional regulator, with the protein MTDQDAALPGHTYRIGAVSRLTGVPADTLRVWERRYGVVSPLRTESGTRLYGPDDVSRLTLIKRLVDRGDAISSVANLSLEQLRERIRGSDLPEATGAPQRPCRVLVIGSSLAERFRRENPISGDIEIVGLYPSRRAFLAAEPAPMKPDVAVIEYPTIQGDQVREIGELVAQCGAARAILVYGFATRSTIERLDARRLIPKRAPVDLQELRHLCTGDFGKTPAQAVEEPALDLSLPIPQRRFADADLLRIATASPSVRCECPHHLVDLVLSLNAFESYSAECEDRNAEDAALHAYLHAATAQARAMMEVALARVVAAEGIELHTPDGEI; encoded by the coding sequence TTGACCGACCAGGACGCAGCCTTACCGGGTCATACCTATCGCATCGGCGCCGTATCGCGGCTGACCGGAGTCCCCGCCGACACGTTGCGCGTCTGGGAGCGTCGCTACGGCGTCGTCTCCCCGCTTCGGACGGAGTCGGGTACCCGCCTCTATGGGCCGGACGACGTGAGTCGATTGACCCTCATCAAGCGATTGGTCGATCGAGGCGACGCGATCAGCAGTGTCGCGAACCTAAGCCTCGAGCAACTGCGCGAGCGGATCCGCGGATCGGACCTACCCGAGGCGACAGGCGCGCCGCAACGCCCGTGCCGCGTGTTGGTGATCGGGTCGTCGCTCGCAGAGCGTTTCAGGCGCGAGAACCCGATCTCGGGCGACATCGAGATCGTGGGGCTCTACCCGTCGCGCCGGGCGTTTCTTGCCGCGGAGCCAGCGCCAATGAAGCCGGACGTTGCCGTGATCGAGTACCCCACCATTCAAGGCGACCAAGTGCGCGAGATCGGCGAGCTGGTCGCACAATGCGGCGCGGCTCGCGCGATCCTGGTCTACGGCTTCGCCACTCGGTCTACGATCGAGCGACTCGATGCCCGCAGATTGATTCCGAAACGCGCGCCGGTCGATCTGCAGGAGCTGCGTCACCTGTGCACGGGCGATTTTGGAAAGACGCCCGCACAGGCCGTCGAGGAGCCCGCCCTCGACCTCTCCTTGCCGATCCCGCAGCGGCGCTTCGCCGACGCGGATCTGCTGCGGATCGCCACCGCCTCGCCCAGCGTGCGCTGCGAGTGCCCCCATCACCTGGTGGATTTGGTGCTCTCCCTGAACGCCTTCGAGAGCTACAGCGCGGAATGCGAGGATCGCAACGCAGAGGATGCGGCCCTGCACGCCTACCTGCACGCGGCGACGGCGCAGGCGCGCGCCATGATGGAGGTCGCGTTGGCGCGGGTGGTGGCGGCCGAAGGGATCGAGCTCCACACACCGGACGGAGAAATCTGA